The Acetonema longum DSM 6540 DNA window GCCGGCGTAATTGAATCCAAGTCTTTAGGTATGAAGGGAACTTACATTCGCGTATTAAACGAAAGACTGTTAGATGAGTTAAAAAAATTAAAAAAATAATGCAGGCCAGAAAAAAGGTCAGCCACAGAGTTTATGGTGGTTGACCTTTTTGTTTGACATAAGGCGCCTGTATACTCGTATAACTAAGACCAAAGTCTTAATTTCTGCTACCAAGGGCTAAAAAAGATTCTCTTTGGAGGTATTTGAAGGATTTGCATAATTAATGTAGAATTATGTTAGCAAATGTGCTAAAAAACACCATAAAATACAATGATAGAGGAGGGAGTTTCTTGTTAAAATCCTTGCTGTCATCACCTCAAGTTTCAGCATTGGAAAAAGCGATATCCGTTGCTTCGCTTCGCCATAAAGTTATCAGTGATAACATGGCTAACGTGAACACACCGGGCTTTAAGAGAAGTGAAGTGGTCTTTGAAGAAAAATTACAAGAGGCGATGCAGCAGCAATCGGCTGCTAAATTGCCTTTGGTCTTGACTCATGAGCGGCATTTGCCCAGCCTCCACAGCAAGCCCAAAACAAATGATATGGAGTTGAGAACTGTCACTGACAATAGCCTGCGTACCGACGGAAACAATGTGGATATTGATGCTGAAATGGCGAATATGGCTAAAAACAGCATTTATTATAACGCTTCCATTCAAAAGCTGAGCAGTTACTTTTCCAATATCAAATCGGTGATTAATGATGGGAGGCGCTAATCATGGGTCTGTTTGATGCGATTAATTCATCGGCTTCCGGAATGACCGCCGAACGGTTGAGGATGGATGTGATTTCAAATAACATCGCCAACGCCAATACAACCCGGACTGTCGAGGGTGGAGCCTACCGGCGCCAAATGGTAGTGTTCGAACCGAGAAACCCGCAGCCCCAAAAATCGTTTAAAAGCATTTTAACCGGTCAAATGGATCAGGCGGATCAAACGAAGATTGGGACCGGGGTGCGTGTGGTTGGAATTCAAAAAGACGATTCACCGACTCGCCAGATTTTTGATCCTTCTCACCCGGACGCGGATCTGGAAGGGTATGTGGAAATGCCGAACGTGAATGTTGTAACCGAGATGGTGGATATGATCACGGCATCCAGAGCATATGAGGCAAATGTAACTGCAGTTAATGCGGCGAAAGCTATGGCAATGAAGGCGCTAGAAATAGGCAAATAGGAGGAGTATGAATGCGAGCTGAACCATTGAAACTGACTCCGGTTAGTAATAGTTCAATGAGCTTGACCAGCGGCAAAGCAGCGCCAGAGGACGAAAAGCCATTTGGCGAGTTTTTGAGCGAGGCTCTTAATGAAGTCAATGAACTGCAACATGCATCCAAGGTGGCATCTCTTAATTTGGTTGCGGGGAAAGTTCAAGATATTTCGGAAGTCATGGTCGCGACGGAAAAAGCTTCTGTAGCCTTGCAGCTGACGATGCAGGTTCGCAATAAAATAGTGGATGCTTATCAGGAAATTATGCGTATGCAAGTGTAGGACTGTTTTTAATTTCTACTTAATTGTGGCTTGAAAGGGTGGAGACGATGGCCGATTGGAAAGAACAGTCTCTGCGCTTGTGGCAAAATATAGGTAAAAGAGAAAGGTATATCATTATTGGCGCCGCTATATTGCTGTTCGCTGCCATACTGACGTGGAGTTATTGGTGGGGTGGACGCCCGGAAAATGTACCTTTGTTTACCAATATGGATGCTGAAGATGCAGGCGAAGTTGCTGCAAAACTAAAAGAACTGAAAATACCTTACGAAATTGGTGAAAATGGTACTACCATTCTGGTTTCTTCCAAGGATGTATATCGGATACGACTTGATTTAGCCGGACAAGGCTTGCCGAAAGGCAAGAAGGGTTTTGAAATTTTTGACCAAAACAAGTTCGGCGTTACGGAATTTCAGAATAAAGTATATTTATTACAAGCACTGCAAGGGGAACTGGCCCGCACGATAGAACAAATGGCGGAAGTGGAAAGAGCCAGAGTTCATATTGTTCTGTCGGAGGGCAGTTTGTACAAAAAGGACGAAAAACCGGCTACAGCGTCCATTATGCTTAAATTACATCCCAAGGCGGAATTGAGCAAAGAGCAGGTGAAGGGTATTGTAAACCTGGTTGCTCACAGCATTCAGGATTTGAAGCCGGAAAACATCACGGTGGTGGACAGTTTCGCCCGTGTCCTGAATGGACCGGAAGAAGACGAAGCGGAACTGGCCCAGCAGATGAAACTGGACGGCAAGAGAAATATTACCCAAATGGAACTAGCCCGCAAGATTCAGGACAGCTTGCAAAGAGGAGCCCAGTCCATGCTGGAGCAGGTAATGGGTCCGGGAAAAGCGGCTGTTCGCGTCAACGTGGAACTGGACTTCGATCAACGGATCATTGATCGGCAAATTTTCCAACCGGTTGTGGATGATAAAGGAATTATAAGAAGCACCCAGGAACTTAACGAATCCTATACAGGTAATTCAACAGCGCCCGGTCCTGCACCCGGAGGCGTTCCCGGCGTAACGTCCAATATTCCGGGCTATGTAACTGGCAATAATAATAATTCTCAGTCAAACTATGAGAAAAAAGAGTTTACCCGCAATTATGAAATCAATGAAACTAAGGAAAAAGTGGTTGCCTCTCCTGGTTCGATTAAGCGGCTGACCGTGTCGGTACTGGTGGATGCCGCCTTTAATAAAGCCCAGCAGGACAGTATCGCCAAAGTGGTGGCATCTGCTGTCGGGCTGAATCCGGCCC harbors:
- the flgC gene encoding flagellar basal body rod protein FlgC, whose translation is MGLFDAINSSASGMTAERLRMDVISNNIANANTTRTVEGGAYRRQMVVFEPRNPQPQKSFKSILTGQMDQADQTKIGTGVRVVGIQKDDSPTRQIFDPSHPDADLEGYVEMPNVNVVTEMVDMITASRAYEANVTAVNAAKAMAMKALEIGK
- the flgB gene encoding flagellar basal body rod protein FlgB codes for the protein MLKSLLSSPQVSALEKAISVASLRHKVISDNMANVNTPGFKRSEVVFEEKLQEAMQQQSAAKLPLVLTHERHLPSLHSKPKTNDMELRTVTDNSLRTDGNNVDIDAEMANMAKNSIYYNASIQKLSSYFSNIKSVINDGRR
- the fliF gene encoding flagellar basal-body MS-ring/collar protein FliF, translating into MADWKEQSLRLWQNIGKRERYIIIGAAILLFAAILTWSYWWGGRPENVPLFTNMDAEDAGEVAAKLKELKIPYEIGENGTTILVSSKDVYRIRLDLAGQGLPKGKKGFEIFDQNKFGVTEFQNKVYLLQALQGELARTIEQMAEVERARVHIVLSEGSLYKKDEKPATASIMLKLHPKAELSKEQVKGIVNLVAHSIQDLKPENITVVDSFARVLNGPEEDEAELAQQMKLDGKRNITQMELARKIQDSLQRGAQSMLEQVMGPGKAAVRVNVELDFDQRIIDRQIFQPVVDDKGIIRSTQELNESYTGNSTAPGPAPGGVPGVTSNIPGYVTGNNNNSQSNYEKKEFTRNYEINETKEKVVASPGSIKRLTVSVLVDAAFNKAQQDSIAKVVASAVGLNPARGDAIAVEAIAFSTDIADKQRQEELAMEEKQKQSLYLKLGIGASILLAALLIVWMVLRHRRREAEMQMAAMLPPEPQEIDIPLEEEERLPELSPEEIERTQQREAIEKFAKTKPEEASQLLRAWLADE
- the fliE gene encoding flagellar hook-basal body complex protein FliE; the protein is MRAEPLKLTPVSNSSMSLTSGKAAPEDEKPFGEFLSEALNEVNELQHASKVASLNLVAGKVQDISEVMVATEKASVALQLTMQVRNKIVDAYQEIMRMQV